TCAAAAGCCTCGACAGTTTCGACTTCGCCGCTATCCCGAAGCTCAACAGGATGCAGGTGCTGGAACTGGCACGCTGCGAATGGATCGAGCGGCGCGAGAACGTCATCGCGCTCGGTCCCAGCGGCACGGGCAAGACCCATGTCGCCCTCGGCCTCGGCCTGGCCGCCTGTCAGAAGGGCCTGTCCGTCGGCTTCACGACAGCAGCCGCGCTGGTCAGCGAGATGATGGAGGCACGCGACGAGCGGCGATTGTTACGCTTCCAGAAGCAGATGGCCGGCTACAAGCTCCTCGTCATCGACGAACTGGGCTTCGTGCCGCTCTCCAAGACCGGCGCGGAATTGCTGTTCGAGCTGATCTCGCAACGCTACGAGCGCGGCGCAACCCTGATCACCAGCAATCTTCCCTTTGACGAATGGACCGAAACGCTGGGATCAGAACGTCTGACGGGCGCGCTGCTCGATCGCGTCACCCACCACGTCAATATCCTCGAGATGAACGGCGAAAGC
This sequence is a window from Chelatococcus sp. YT9. Protein-coding genes within it:
- the istB gene encoding IS21-like element helper ATPase IstB codes for the protein MSAEAPEILLSHYLKTLKLPTFLREYQKLARHCATEGVDHTGYLARLAEREMIERDRRKVERRIKAARFPVVKSLDSFDFAAIPKLNRMQVLELARCEWIERRENVIALGPSGTGKTHVALGLGLAACQKGLSVGFTTAAALVSEMMEARDERRLLRFQKQMAGYKLLVIDELGFVPLSKTGAELLFELISQRYERGATLITSNLPFDEWTETLGSERLTGALLDRVTHHVNILEMNGESYRLAQSRARKAG